In Oceanispirochaeta sp., the genomic window GTAGACCCGGTGCATACCAAGGTTCCGTACAAAGTATCCCTCCATCATCCAGAAGGCTTCTGCCAGAAGGAGAGTGTTGGGAGCCTCACTGTTTATCCGGTCCACCACTTCTCTCCAGAACTCTTCGGGCATGTGCTCCCGGAATTCTTTTTCTGTCATGCTGTAGGCCGAACGGGAGGGGATGGCCCCGCCATCTCCCGGTTGCGGGTACCAGAGCCGCTGTATGTGCTTTCTGGCCAGGGTCATGGCGGCATCAAAACGGATGATGGGGAAGTGTTCAGCAACCTGAAGAATTAAATTAATGAGTTCTTCCCGGACAAGAGGATTCATAAAATCCAGTTGGGCCGTATCGTTCCAGGGCATGGAGGTGCCGTCATTTCCATGATAGATGTATTTTTTTTCATTTCTGACCCGGTCTTCTCTCATAAAGACTACAGAGGCATCGCTTTTATCATAATAGCCGTCTTCCAGGAAAAGGCCGATCCTGGGGTCGGGGCTTAGGTCTAAACCCTGAAAAGTATACCCCGGATAAGGACTCTGATTCGTCTGCAGGAAGTAATCCGGCTTTTCTATCATCCAGTCGGAATCAATACCGGTATGATTGGGTACCATATCGCTGGCCAGTCGTATTCCTTTCTGAAGACAGCGCTGAGTTAAGGCTTGAAGGGCTTCCCTGGCGCCCAGGTCTTCGGAAATGGTGTAATTTTTAAGTGAATAGGCCGAGGCCTCGGCTTCGGGGTTTCCGCAGACCCTCTTGATGGTCCGGCTTGCCGTACTTCTTTTCCAGATGCCGATGAGCCAAAGGCCTGTAATTCCCCTGCGGCTTATTTCATCCAGTTCTTCACCAGGAATATCATTCAGAGTCTTGATGTCTCTTTTATGTTTATCAGACAATTGATTCAGCCATACATAGCAGTTTTTAGCCAGTAGGATCAGGTTGGGCATCCAGTCGGAGTCAATGCTGAAGTGAGCTATATCGTCTTCATGAAATGACAAATCGATCCCTTCAACGGGGCCCGGACCAGACAGGCCGATTTTGTTCTCCTCTCTAGAGAGATCAAGGGCGCTCAAATAGGCCGTTTTATTTTTGATGAATCCATATTTATTTGTGATATATCGAATCTGTTCTTCCAGAGAACCCGGATAGAGCCTGGAAGGAGTCAGAAGTATTTCAGTGAGAGGAATTTCCCAGTCCAGAGGCAGAGAACTGGCGGATATAAATTGCATCAGACTATCTAAAAGGCTATTGTAGGCCTTTCCCTGGAGTGTTTTGTCGGGAAAGAGAAGCTTCAGATTCTTGCAGCCCTCATTCCCGTTTAACAGCTTCAGAATAAGGGCACTCGTTAATCGGCTCTCCAGTTTAAGGGGGTCCGTCGAAAGATCAAAGCGTTTTCCCGCAGGATAATTTTCATCCATCCTGCTGAGCAGGGCATTCCAGGCTCCCTCGAATTCCGGCGGTATCATATCTTTGAGAGTCAGTGGGCCATGTATTCCCCGCAGGGCTTTCATATATTCGTTCACTGCCTGGCTGTAGAAATCAATGAGCATGGCAGTCATATACAATTCTCCCGCCTTTATGAACGTGGGAGGGGAGAGTCTTTCATTGATCTCCAGGGCGAGTTGTCTGGCTTCGATCTGTGAGGAAACAATCAGCATCTGATGGTCACTCAGATGAAGGTCTGTCAGTTTCAGAGTGTTCAGGATCGTTTTTTCTATATACAAGCCGCTGGACATTCTATCGATCCCGCTTACAGATCTGAAAAGTCCAGGGTCGCAAAGTAATCCTCGATGGTTTCTTTTCTTCTGATTTGCCGGACTGTTTTGTCTTCATTCAGAAGGTACTCTGCATGTCTGAGTTTTCCATTATAGTTGAATCCCATGGCATGGCCGTGGGCACCCGTATCATGAATCACGATGTAGTCTCCTGTTTCAATGACGGGAAGCTTTCTATCAATGGCGAATTTATCATTATTCTCACACAGAGATCCCGCCACATCATAAACCTGATCACTCGGATATGATTCCTTTCCGGGAATGCTGATGTGGTGGTAGGCACCGTACATGCCGGGTCTCATCAGGTCTGCCATACAGGCATCGACACCGATATAGTTTTTATAAGTATTTTTCTTATGAATGGCTTTTGTTACAAGGTAACCGTAGGGTCCCGTAATCACTCGTCCGCACTCCATCAGAACCCTCAGTTTCCCATCATGAACAGTTCCTCTGAGTTTTTCACGGTAGGCTTTCTCACTCTCTGTGGCAATGAAGGGAATGTCTACGGGAGAGTCTTCGGGTTTGTAGGGGATTCCGATTCCTCCGCCTAAATTGATGAACTCGAAGGTGATTCCACACTCCTGGGATATTTCATTCACCAGATCGATCAGAAGAACAGCAGTTTCTACAAAATATGAGGAATTCAGTTCGTTTGAGGCAACCATTGTATGGAGTCCGAAACGTTTCACACCATAGGATGCTGCTTTTTTGTACCCCTCCTTCAACTGTTCTCGTGTAAAGCCATATTTGGCCTCTTCGGGAGAACCGATGATGGCATTTCCTTTTTTTAATGGACCGGGATTATAGCGGAAACAGATCAGCTGGGGAAGTCCTGGACCTTCTTTGAGGTAGTCCAGATGGGTTATGTCGTCCAGGTTGATGATGGCACCCAGATCAAGGGCCTTTTCATACTCTTCCATGGGTGTGTCATTGGAGGTGAAAATTATTTCTTCACCCTTTAGACCTGCTTTTTCTGCAAGAATCAGCTCAGGAAGAGATGAGCAATCCGCTCCCATCCCCAGTGTGGCGAGCATTTTAATGATATGAGGATTGGGAAGTGCCTTGACGGCAAAAAAGTTTGTGTAACCACCGGGGACCCAGGAAAACGCCTGATTTATGGCTCTGGCATTTTTCATAATGGCTGTTTTATCATATATATGAAAAGGGGTCTGATGGTCTTGGCAAATCCGTTCCAGATCACTTTTTGAAAAGGGCATTGTTTTTTGGTTCATGATTGTTCCTTACTAAGTTTATTACACCAATCTCGAAAAGTCACTTCCGAAATTCGCTTCAAATGATCCAGTTCCTCTTCTTGGAGAGCTTCAAGTTTCTGCTGGACCTTCTCGAGCTGGTCCTGGGTATATCCGCACTCTTCGGCACGAAGATGGATGTATCGGATGCTTTCATGTCTGGTCAAGGCATCTCTCCGATTTTGGGATCTGAATCTCCATTTTATTGTTGATGAGTATTTTATGCTATATCTGTTTCATTGGGAATAGCCATGCCTAAGAATTCCGGGGGATCCTTCACCGTTAGTATTTCATTAAACCAGGGGATTCTATACAATAGGAGTAAATTATATGTAAAAGGATTCCCATGAATCGACACATTCCTGCAGTTTTCCTGTTGGCCTTAATTACTGTTTCCTGTAGCAAAACCCTCTATCCCGTCTCTGAAAATGAGAAGGTGGGTTACATCGACCATACAGGCTCTATGGTACTGGACCCTGTTTTTGACAAGGGAGATGATTTTTCAGAAGGCTGGGCTCTTGTCTCAGAAAATGAAAGTCTCCATTACATCAATGCAAAAGGGGAATCGATCAATTCTGCTGTCTATGAGATGGCTGCGTCTTTTCAGGATGGTATGGGACTTGTTGTGAGGAACGGTCTGGTGGGGTATATAAACAGAAAGGGAGAGGAGGTCATCCCTCCGGTCTATCTGCGGGGCGGCAACTTTTCCAATGGCGTTTCTTCCGTTTTTTCACAGGATAAGAAAACATTTCTGATCAACAAAAAAGGGGAGCTCCTGAAGGAACTGCCCTATGAATATATGGGAGATTTTAAGGATGGTCTGGCTCTGGTGGTTGAAGACGGTCTCTGCGGGTTTATCAATACAAAAGGGACCGTTGTTATCCCTCCGGTTTATGAGTTTGCCGGTGATTTTTCCGAGGGTCTTGCCCTGGTTGTTTCAGAGAGCCTGGGGGGGTATATCAATACAAAAGGAACCCTTCTGATTCCCCATCAATATACTTTTTCATCAGCATTTTCTGAAGGTCTGGCTCTCTTTGTTGACCAGGGCAAGGCCGGTTTTATGGATAAAAAAGGTAAAACCGTGATTCCTCCGGAATACA contains:
- a CDS encoding WG repeat-containing protein; its protein translation is MNRHIPAVFLLALITVSCSKTLYPVSENEKVGYIDHTGSMVLDPVFDKGDDFSEGWALVSENESLHYINAKGESINSAVYEMAASFQDGMGLVVRNGLVGYINRKGEEVIPPVYLRGGNFSNGVSSVFSQDKKTFLINKKGELLKELPYEYMGDFKDGLALVVEDGLCGFINTKGTVVIPPVYEFAGDFSEGLALVVSESLGGYINTKGTLLIPHQYTFSSAFSEGLALFVDQGKAGFMDKKGKTVIPPEYSFASDFSQGLARVQIDGKMGFINKKGELVIDARFDYGENFKKDLALMVEGNTLLYIDREGRVVWTGTEQEEE
- a CDS encoding alpha-amylase family glycosyl hydrolase; translation: MSSGLYIEKTILNTLKLTDLHLSDHQMLIVSSQIEARQLALEINERLSPPTFIKAGELYMTAMLIDFYSQAVNEYMKALRGIHGPLTLKDMIPPEFEGAWNALLSRMDENYPAGKRFDLSTDPLKLESRLTSALILKLLNGNEGCKNLKLLFPDKTLQGKAYNSLLDSLMQFISASSLPLDWEIPLTEILLTPSRLYPGSLEEQIRYITNKYGFIKNKTAYLSALDLSREENKIGLSGPGPVEGIDLSFHEDDIAHFSIDSDWMPNLILLAKNCYVWLNQLSDKHKRDIKTLNDIPGEELDEISRRGITGLWLIGIWKRSTASRTIKRVCGNPEAEASAYSLKNYTISEDLGAREALQALTQRCLQKGIRLASDMVPNHTGIDSDWMIEKPDYFLQTNQSPYPGYTFQGLDLSPDPRIGLFLEDGYYDKSDASVVFMREDRVRNEKKYIYHGNDGTSMPWNDTAQLDFMNPLVREELINLILQVAEHFPIIRFDAAMTLARKHIQRLWYPQPGDGGAIPSRSAYSMTEKEFREHMPEEFWREVVDRINSEAPNTLLLAEAFWMMEGYFVRNLGMHRVYNSAFMNLLKMEENKGFRKLLKDTLKSNPRILKRFVNFMNNPDEDTAVSQFGKGDKYFGICTLLVTLPGLPMIGHGQFEGLSEKYGMEYRRAYFNEEPDQELMNRHEREIYPLMKIRLLFAGARQFHLFDFLSRDSINEDVYAYCNSLEEQHALVLFNNSNTLTEGTIQNEVIKGINSEGGERLGEVSDKIGSILNLNPNSFTLLFETKKRLWYIHRNRDILERGLPVKLYGYQCKVFYPIRQQEDDEERRLEKLILKVGGRGVPDLNRALTFSELEPLIHMMKTFLESRVIDTPVMSDLITGLSKKLNRIRKILDRKVNPRNKRVIRREQTVLEDIIRPSFMSLMLCDLDDNRLFYMARFYQRWTEEAISDIDSIKRFWKETLKSSDFTSWFGINQYKDILWYNKECMDEAFWWFSTLSSLSCLGRKSSENDYGLMTELSIFLSDLQKIISESEYRISQILV
- the lysA gene encoding diaminopimelate decarboxylase; protein product: MNQKTMPFSKSDLERICQDHQTPFHIYDKTAIMKNARAINQAFSWVPGGYTNFFAVKALPNPHIIKMLATLGMGADCSSLPELILAEKAGLKGEEIIFTSNDTPMEEYEKALDLGAIINLDDITHLDYLKEGPGLPQLICFRYNPGPLKKGNAIIGSPEEAKYGFTREQLKEGYKKAASYGVKRFGLHTMVASNELNSSYFVETAVLLIDLVNEISQECGITFEFINLGGGIGIPYKPEDSPVDIPFIATESEKAYREKLRGTVHDGKLRVLMECGRVITGPYGYLVTKAIHKKNTYKNYIGVDACMADLMRPGMYGAYHHISIPGKESYPSDQVYDVAGSLCENNDKFAIDRKLPVIETGDYIVIHDTGAHGHAMGFNYNGKLRHAEYLLNEDKTVRQIRRKETIEDYFATLDFSDL